In Leptospira bouyouniensis, the following proteins share a genomic window:
- a CDS encoding acyl carrier protein, translated as MKLDAKSFYEKYFKSLHIPEDIVIDVKEILEKYLDADLSRISDEDDFSKNLSFFWKFDSMADVEIILEIENKFNIKIENNEALNTTKLKDLVILVWKKIQDKNDKNSKE; from the coding sequence ATGAAATTGGATGCAAAATCATTCTATGAAAAATATTTTAAGTCACTACATATACCGGAAGATATTGTTATAGATGTTAAGGAAATATTGGAAAAATATTTAGATGCTGATTTATCACGAATTTCCGATGAGGATGATTTCTCGAAAAACTTAAGTTTTTTTTGGAAATTTGACTCTATGGCTGATGTAGAAATTATTTTGGAAATCGAGAATAAATTCAACATCAAAATAGAAAATAATGAGGCATTAAATACTACAAAACTTAAGGATTTAGTCATTCTTGTGTGGAAAAAAATCCAAGATAAAAATGATAAAAATTCAAAAGAATGA
- a CDS encoding DUF1501 domain-containing protein, with amino-acid sequence MHRKEFLQKSILSLGMGSLLLSQNPFVSLRSEEEEKEQESIALPSKVKTVIFIEMMGGMSHVDTLDPKPNSAFSKVNSSISGLSVLEPFSLTAKQLHSIGIIRSTWSEEGDHGFAQMLLGTGYRMTEAMGFPDIPHFGSVIAYAKKSKVKSSYFPSYVTIGGRGGKNGNSGFLGINYSGYHVGNVDEPIQHLNPSHGKFSEERILRRKDLVSFMNEEFSKNYPTKEAMNWKKMLTAAEEFRNSKDIDSFRISLEDEKTRVRYGTTWQGKAMLLAKRLAKQEVPFIHISIGGWDTHTGNKAQITKIMKETDMGIAALLEDLNQTGLIKQTLFVLTSEFGRTPDVGSRDGRDHHPKVWSTLIGGGPFQKGFVWGETDELGGKAIKPNEAVHVRDLVATIYKAAGVDPDGELINSFGRPFLLTTKKAKVIEGLL; translated from the coding sequence ATGCACCGCAAAGAATTTTTACAAAAATCAATTTTAAGCCTTGGAATGGGATCCCTTTTATTATCCCAAAATCCTTTTGTTTCACTTCGATCAGAAGAAGAAGAAAAGGAACAAGAATCCATTGCGCTTCCATCCAAAGTAAAGACAGTGATTTTCATCGAGATGATGGGGGGAATGAGTCATGTGGACACACTTGACCCAAAACCAAATAGTGCCTTTTCCAAAGTGAACTCAAGTATTTCGGGGCTTTCAGTTCTTGAACCATTTTCCCTTACCGCTAAACAACTGCATTCGATCGGAATCATTAGATCCACTTGGAGTGAAGAAGGTGACCATGGATTTGCACAGATGTTACTGGGGACCGGGTATCGAATGACTGAAGCTATGGGATTTCCAGACATTCCCCATTTTGGATCTGTCATCGCTTATGCAAAAAAATCGAAAGTCAAATCATCGTATTTCCCAAGTTATGTGACAATCGGTGGTAGGGGTGGTAAAAATGGAAATTCTGGATTTTTAGGAATCAATTATTCAGGCTATCATGTTGGCAATGTGGATGAACCCATTCAACATTTGAATCCATCTCATGGTAAGTTTTCAGAAGAACGAATCCTTCGAAGGAAGGATTTAGTTTCGTTTATGAATGAAGAATTTTCCAAAAACTATCCAACAAAAGAAGCAATGAATTGGAAAAAGATGTTAACCGCCGCCGAAGAATTTCGTAATTCTAAAGACATCGATAGTTTTCGCATTAGTTTGGAAGATGAAAAAACAAGAGTCAGGTATGGTACCACTTGGCAAGGAAAAGCGATGTTACTTGCCAAACGACTCGCCAAACAAGAAGTACCATTTATACATATTTCTATCGGTGGTTGGGACACTCATACAGGGAACAAAGCCCAAATCACAAAGATTATGAAAGAAACCGATATGGGAATTGCGGCTCTATTAGAAGACCTCAACCAAACAGGTCTCATCAAACAAACGTTATTTGTTTTAACAAGTGAGTTCGGAAGGACACCTGATGTCGGATCTCGGGATGGTCGTGACCATCATCCAAAAGTTTGGTCCACACTCATTGGTGGTGGTCCCTTCCAAAAGGGATTTGTTTGGGGTGAAACAGATGAATTGGGGGGCAAGGCAATAAAACCAAATGAAGCCGTCCATGTTCGGGACCTCGTTGCTACAATTTACAAGGCTGCAGGTGTGGATCCTGATGGAGAACTCATTAATTCCTTCGGTCGTCCATTTTTACTTACCACTAAAAAGGCAAAGGTCATTGAAGGTTTGTTATAA